In Pelecanus crispus isolate bPelCri1 chromosome Z, bPelCri1.pri, whole genome shotgun sequence, the following are encoded in one genomic region:
- the RPL17 gene encoding large ribosomal subunit protein uL22 isoform X2 — translation MVRYSLDPENPTKSCKSRGSNLRVHFKNTRETAQAIKGMHIRKATKYLKDVTLKKQCVPFRRYNGGVGRCAQAKQWGWTQGRWPKKSAEFLLHMLKNAESNAELKGLDVDSLVIEHIQVNKAPKMRRRTYRAHGRINPYMSSPCHIEMILTEKEQIVPKPEEEVAQKKKISQKKLKKQKLMARE, via the exons ATGGTGCGCTACTCTCTGGATCCGGAGAACCCCACGAAAt CATGCAAGTCACGGGGATCCAACCTGCGGGTGCATTTCAAG AACACCCGTGAGACCGCCCAGGCCATCAAGGGCATGCACATCCGCAAGGCCACCAAGTACCTGAAGGACGTCACCCTGAAGAAGCAGTGCGTTCCCTTCCGTCGCTACAATGGAGGAGTCGGTAGATGCGCCCAG gCCAAGCAGTGGGGCTGGACACAGGGACGCTGGCCCAAGAAAAGCGCCGAGTTCTTGCTGCACATGCTCAAAAACGCGGAGAGCAACGCTGAGCTCAAG gGTCTTGATGTGGATTCTCTGGTCATCGAGCACATCCAGGTGAACAAGGCTCCCAAAATGCGCAGGCGCACCTACAGAGCGCACGGCCGGATCAACCCCTACATGAGCTCTCCCTGCCACATCGAGATGATCCTCACCGAGAAGGAGCAGATCGTTCCCAAGCCAGAGGAAGAAGTtgctcaaaagaaaaag ATCTCtcaaaagaagctgaagaagcaAAAGCTGATGGCTCGGGAGTAA
- the CZH18orf32 gene encoding UPF0729 protein C18orf32 homolog isoform X2, producing MVCIPCIVIPILLWVYKKFLEPYIYPVIAPFIKRVWPKKAVEETTATKQGQGGSAGNPRAPSAMKRDQEDESGIYKFESNGITNGIAAKRSTEVSDKKMD from the exons ATGGTGTGCATTCCTTGTATTGTCATTCCCATTCTCCTCTGGGTCTACAAGAAATTCCTTGAACCGTACATCTATCCCGTTATCGCACCTTTCATCAAGCGTGTATGGCCCAAGAAAGCTGTGGAAGAAACAACGGCCACAAAACAAGGTCAAGGAGGCAGCGCTGGAAATCCACGGGCACCTTCAGCCATGAAAAGAGATCAGGAGGATGAGTCTGGAATTTATAAA TTTGAAAGCAATGGCATTACAAATGGAATCGCTGCAAAGAGATCCACAGAAGTTTCTGACAAGAAAATGGATTAA
- the CZH18orf32 gene encoding UPF0729 protein C18orf32 homolog isoform X1 → MRKTTLWDPLLYFVAEQEEAMVCIPCIVIPILLWVYKKFLEPYIYPVIAPFIKRVWPKKAVEETTATKQGQGGSAGNPRAPSAMKRDQEDESGIYKFESNGITNGIAAKRSTEVSDKKMD, encoded by the exons ATGAGAAAAACAACCCTTTGGGACCCTCTGTTATA ctttgttgcagAACAGGAGGAAGCTATGGTGTGCATTCCTTGTATTGTCATTCCCATTCTCCTCTGGGTCTACAAGAAATTCCTTGAACCGTACATCTATCCCGTTATCGCACCTTTCATCAAGCGTGTATGGCCCAAGAAAGCTGTGGAAGAAACAACGGCCACAAAACAAGGTCAAGGAGGCAGCGCTGGAAATCCACGGGCACCTTCAGCCATGAAAAGAGATCAGGAGGATGAGTCTGGAATTTATAAA TTTGAAAGCAATGGCATTACAAATGGAATCGCTGCAAAGAGATCCACAGAAGTTTCTGACAAGAAAATGGATTAA
- the RPL17 gene encoding large ribosomal subunit protein uL22 isoform X1, with protein MRGRGLGPPRRTPSLSSKNGALLSGSGEPHEIWCSFSAACKSRGSNLRVHFKNTRETAQAIKGMHIRKATKYLKDVTLKKQCVPFRRYNGGVGRCAQAKQWGWTQGRWPKKSAEFLLHMLKNAESNAELKGLDVDSLVIEHIQVNKAPKMRRRTYRAHGRINPYMSSPCHIEMILTEKEQIVPKPEEEVAQKKKISQKKLKKQKLMARE; from the exons ATGAGGGGGCGAGGGCTCGGTCCGCCTCGCCGGACGCCCTCG TTGAGCTCCAAAAATGGTGCGCTACTCTCTGGATCCGGAGAACCCCACGAAAt TTGGTGTTCTTTCTCCGCAGCATGCAAGTCACGGGGATCCAACCTGCGGGTGCATTTCAAG AACACCCGTGAGACCGCCCAGGCCATCAAGGGCATGCACATCCGCAAGGCCACCAAGTACCTGAAGGACGTCACCCTGAAGAAGCAGTGCGTTCCCTTCCGTCGCTACAATGGAGGAGTCGGTAGATGCGCCCAG gCCAAGCAGTGGGGCTGGACACAGGGACGCTGGCCCAAGAAAAGCGCCGAGTTCTTGCTGCACATGCTCAAAAACGCGGAGAGCAACGCTGAGCTCAAG gGTCTTGATGTGGATTCTCTGGTCATCGAGCACATCCAGGTGAACAAGGCTCCCAAAATGCGCAGGCGCACCTACAGAGCGCACGGCCGGATCAACCCCTACATGAGCTCTCCCTGCCACATCGAGATGATCCTCACCGAGAAGGAGCAGATCGTTCCCAAGCCAGAGGAAGAAGTtgctcaaaagaaaaag ATCTCtcaaaagaagctgaagaagcaAAAGCTGATGGCTCGGGAGTAA